In Nicotiana tabacum cultivar K326 chromosome 2, ASM71507v2, whole genome shotgun sequence, the following proteins share a genomic window:
- the LOC142166212 gene encoding uncharacterized protein LOC142166212 → MEQYTPKLKFTKVLWEFSEHGSIKVNTYGASRGNPGRRSIDYVLRNGEGNVVYACGKEIKECTNTETEVRAIAEALRYCVEHDCVLIDLHIDSMLIKNVIQGVWTTPWTMAVYVEEIKELMG, encoded by the coding sequence ATGGAACAATATACTCCTAAGTTGAAATTCACTAAAGTTTTGTGGGAATTTTCTGAGCATGGTTCGATAAAAGTTAATACATATGGGGCATCGAGAGGCAATCCAGGTAGGAGGTCAATTGATTATGTTTTGAGAAATGGAGAAGGAAATGTTGTATATGCATGTGGCAAGGAGATAAAAGAATGTACAAATACAGAAACTGAGGTGAGGGCCATTGCAGAAGCATTGAGATATTGTGTGGAGCATGATTGTGTCCTTATTGATTTGCATATCGATTCAATGCTTATCAAGAATGTAATACAAGGTGTGTGGACTACACCGTGGACTATGGCAGTGTATGTGGAGGAGATAAAGGAGTTAATGGGGTGA